In the Candidatus Eisenbacteria bacterium genome, one interval contains:
- a CDS encoding DNA repair exonuclease, whose product MIRFLHTSDWQLGMTRHFLSEGAQERYSQARFDAIRTMGRIAKEKKCQFMLVCGDAFESNQVDRKTVARALEALKDVPVPVYILPGNHDPLNAASVYRSSTFIGRKPADVHVVENAVLLKVADDVELVGAPWMSKRPVANPIEEVLKTLPPVSGTTRICMGHGAVDLLTPDRESAGVIAVAALERAIGEGKVHFVALGDRHSLTRVGTGDRIWYSGTPEATDFSETRSAFALVVEVGDDRVATEEVQIGRWRFTERGRVDLNTGDDVEAVRKILEDMEDKERTVLRLTLVGSLSLSLQGVLQNHFLAASDVFGAFEVREDALLVVPDDADFADLGFSGFAAGTVQRLRSKIVQGGNEGAAARDALMLLLRLARGAA is encoded by the coding sequence TTGATTCGTTTTCTTCATACAAGCGACTGGCAACTGGGGATGACCCGCCATTTCCTTTCGGAGGGAGCCCAGGAGAGGTACAGCCAGGCGCGGTTCGATGCTATTCGGACCATGGGACGCATCGCCAAAGAGAAGAAGTGCCAGTTTATGCTGGTGTGCGGCGATGCCTTCGAGTCCAATCAGGTGGACAGAAAGACCGTCGCCCGGGCGCTGGAGGCCCTCAAGGACGTGCCCGTTCCGGTATACATCCTTCCAGGGAACCATGACCCGCTGAATGCCGCGTCCGTGTATCGTTCAAGCACCTTCATCGGCCGAAAGCCCGCTGATGTTCACGTAGTTGAGAATGCCGTACTGCTCAAGGTTGCCGACGATGTGGAATTGGTGGGTGCGCCGTGGATGTCCAAGCGGCCGGTCGCCAATCCTATCGAGGAAGTGCTCAAAACTCTCCCCCCAGTGAGTGGAACCACGCGCATCTGCATGGGGCACGGGGCCGTTGACCTGCTTACGCCCGACCGGGAATCCGCCGGAGTTATCGCGGTGGCGGCGCTCGAACGCGCAATCGGCGAAGGGAAGGTTCACTTTGTGGCGCTCGGCGACCGTCATTCGCTCACCAGGGTGGGTACCGGCGACCGCATCTGGTATTCCGGGACTCCCGAAGCCACGGATTTCTCCGAAACACGGTCGGCGTTCGCCCTTGTTGTCGAGGTCGGCGATGACCGTGTAGCCACCGAGGAAGTTCAAATCGGGCGGTGGCGGTTCACCGAACGTGGTCGCGTTGACCTGAACACCGGCGACGATGTGGAAGCGGTTCGGAAAATACTGGAAGACATGGAGGACAAAGAGCGCACGGTCCTCCGGCTAACCCTCGTGGGTTCGCTCTCCCTGTCGTTACAAGGGGTGCTGCAAAACCACTTTCTTGCCGCGAGTGACGTGTTTGGCGCGTTCGAGGTCCGGGAGGATGCCCTTCTCGTGGTCCCGGACGATGCGGATTTCGCTGACCTCGGGTTCTCGGGCTTTGCCGCGGGAACAGTACAACGGCTCCGAAGCAAGATCGTCCAGGGCGGGAATGAAGGCGCTGCAGCCCGCGACGCCCTTATGCTTCTTCTCCGGCTGGCAAGGGGGGCCGCATGA
- a CDS encoding radical SAM protein, producing MKVIASAGREDVAIVYIVQFSSGKMVECVESVQPPIPREKKWVLLVSTLFGCPIGCRMCDAGGHYEGKLTAEEIFEQIDFLITRRFPDENVPCHQFKIQFSRMGEPALNPHVLTVLEEMPRRYYAPGLMPSISTVAPHGATHFFERLLDIKRKKYTGGGFQLQFSLHATDEELREKMIPVRKWSFREIAEYGEHFYRPGDRKITLNFALAQGTSVEASVLLRHFSPDKFLIKITPLNPTYRARENNLLSYIDPSQDRADCDILTALRKAGYEVIVSIGEMEESYIGSNCGQYLKRHLAANTLLSGAYIYDVQIHADGFSIS from the coding sequence GTCGAGTGCGTCGAATCAGTGCAGCCACCGATTCCGCGCGAGAAGAAGTGGGTTTTGCTAGTGTCTACCCTGTTTGGCTGTCCGATCGGCTGCAGAATGTGCGACGCGGGTGGGCACTATGAGGGCAAGCTAACTGCGGAAGAGATTTTTGAGCAGATCGATTTCTTAATTACGCGAAGATTTCCAGATGAGAATGTCCCATGCCACCAATTCAAGATTCAGTTTTCCCGCATGGGTGAGCCGGCTCTGAATCCCCACGTGCTGACCGTGCTGGAGGAGATGCCACGTCGCTACTATGCCCCCGGTCTTATGCCCTCCATTTCGACCGTGGCGCCGCACGGCGCAACGCATTTCTTCGAGAGGTTGCTTGACATCAAGCGGAAAAAATACACCGGCGGAGGCTTCCAGCTTCAGTTCTCGCTGCACGCGACGGATGAGGAACTGCGGGAGAAGATGATCCCCGTGAGAAAGTGGAGCTTCCGAGAGATTGCCGAGTATGGGGAGCACTTCTACAGGCCGGGTGATCGGAAGATCACGCTGAACTTCGCGTTGGCCCAGGGTACGTCGGTAGAGGCGAGTGTACTGCTTCGACACTTTTCACCGGACAAGTTTCTCATCAAGATTACGCCGCTCAATCCAACCTATCGTGCGCGGGAGAATAATCTGTTGTCATATATTGATCCATCGCAGGACCGGGCCGACTGCGACATCCTCACAGCGCTGCGCAAGGCCGGTTACGAGGTTATCGTCAGCATCGGTGAAATGGAAGAGAGCTACATCGGAAGCAACTGCGGTCAATACCTCAAGCGTCACTTGGCGGCCAACACGCTGCTGTCCGGCGCTTACATTTACGATGTCCAGATTCATGCGGACGGGTTCTCAATATCTTGA